Proteins co-encoded in one Waddlia chondrophila WSU 86-1044 genomic window:
- a CDS encoding lysophospholipid acyltransferase family protein, giving the protein MSLLYKTTHTFLRIFFRIFYRHRILNADKFVQGPAIIAPNHISFLDPPLVGASCPEPVAFLARETLFSKPFLGTLIRKLNAYPVSGKIKDLSSMKVVLNILKDNKKVMIFPEGIRSHDGELAEIKPGICMLAMRAQVPIIPVYIQGTFEIWNRQRKFPKLWGKTCCIFGEPIYPDTFKEMDKKSAQEAMALEIKKRILLLKKSL; this is encoded by the coding sequence ATGAGCCTTCTTTATAAAACCACACACACTTTCCTACGCATTTTTTTCCGTATTTTTTACCGCCACCGCATCCTGAACGCCGACAAATTTGTCCAAGGACCGGCAATTATCGCTCCTAACCACATCTCGTTTTTAGACCCTCCTCTTGTCGGCGCTTCCTGTCCCGAGCCCGTGGCCTTTCTGGCAAGAGAGACTCTTTTCAGCAAACCTTTTCTAGGCACTCTAATCCGCAAGTTAAACGCCTACCCTGTTTCGGGAAAAATTAAAGATCTTTCTTCAATGAAAGTTGTGCTCAACATCCTTAAGGACAACAAAAAAGTGATGATTTTTCCCGAAGGAATCCGCTCCCATGACGGAGAACTCGCCGAGATTAAGCCGGGCATCTGCATGCTCGCCATGCGCGCCCAAGTTCCGATTATTCCCGTTTATATCCAAGGAACATTTGAAATTTGGAACCGTCAAAGAAAGTTTCCCAAACTATGGGGAAAAACGTGTTGCATTTTTGGAGAACCTATCTATCCCGATACATTCAAGGAAATGGATAAAAAATCTGCACAAGAAGCCATGGCTCTTGAGATCAAAAAAAGAATACTACTTCTTAAAAAAAGTCTCTGA
- the cmk gene encoding (d)CMP kinase, with protein sequence MIITIDGPVGTGKSTLAKMVAETIGFQFIDTGAMYRCLTYALLKHKVTDLKKFVPAFTFEIKEVDGQKRYYYENEDITIKIRQEEVTSQVSQISASPFVRNKLVELQRSIGEGVDAVFEGRDMGTVVFPNAELKIYLTASPEIRAKRRFREVEEKFPDQKTSYADILKQVKERDERDTLRAHSPLKPATDAYIIDSSKLSPDEVLNAILLLYKKHCE encoded by the coding sequence ATGATCATCACAATAGACGGTCCCGTAGGGACAGGGAAAAGCACTCTTGCGAAAATGGTAGCCGAAACCATCGGTTTTCAATTCATTGATACAGGCGCCATGTACCGCTGCCTAACCTACGCATTGCTTAAGCACAAAGTGACCGATCTCAAAAAATTTGTTCCGGCATTTACCTTTGAAATTAAAGAGGTCGACGGTCAGAAACGTTACTATTACGAAAATGAGGATATCACTATAAAAATCCGTCAGGAAGAAGTAACTTCGCAAGTTTCTCAAATTTCTGCCTCCCCCTTCGTGAGAAACAAGCTTGTCGAGTTGCAGCGCAGCATTGGAGAAGGAGTGGACGCCGTGTTTGAAGGAAGAGACATGGGAACCGTTGTTTTTCCCAACGCTGAACTGAAAATTTACCTGACGGCTAGTCCAGAAATCCGTGCAAAGAGAAGATTCAGGGAAGTTGAAGAAAAATTTCCCGATCAGAAAACTTCTTATGCAGATATTTTAAAACAGGTCAAAGAACGTGATGAACGGGACACTCTCCGCGCGCACTCCCCGCTTAAGCCTGCTACAGATGCGTATATCATCGATTCATCCAAACTTTCGCCAGATGAAGTTCTCAATGCCATTTTGCTTCTTTACAAAAAGCATTGTGAATAA
- a CDS encoding phosphatidate cytidylyltransferase, producing MLASFPPIFQRVIASTIATAFLLFALYFSFTPYLSLLVPILAIVCFGAALKEYYSIARRKGFKPREKTAYSLGLAYILAIYLGSLSGHQDSFPLYALAIGLFVLFSAFFFDGKNPLVNIAITLFGIVYLIIPLSCTLQINYFFPPESAEDGRWWVLYLLCTTYLTDACGLFAGQTFGKHKMAPVISPKKTWEGAAGGLLASIIASLIFSLYAPISLSVVQSIILGACIGTIAQVGDLAESLLKRDVGVKDSSKIPGLGGMLDVVDSLVFTAPLLYLYLKA from the coding sequence ATGTTAGCCTCCTTTCCACCAATTTTTCAAAGAGTGATTGCCAGCACCATTGCCACTGCTTTTTTACTTTTTGCGCTCTATTTTTCTTTTACCCCCTACCTATCGCTGCTCGTTCCAATTTTAGCAATCGTTTGTTTTGGAGCAGCACTTAAAGAGTATTACAGCATTGCAAGACGGAAAGGATTCAAACCGCGGGAAAAAACCGCTTATTCCTTAGGACTCGCCTACATTCTTGCCATCTATTTGGGATCACTCTCCGGTCATCAAGATTCTTTTCCCCTTTATGCTTTGGCAATCGGTCTGTTCGTTCTCTTTTCGGCTTTTTTCTTCGATGGGAAAAACCCATTGGTCAATATCGCAATTACTCTATTCGGCATCGTTTACCTAATTATCCCATTGAGCTGCACACTGCAAATCAACTATTTTTTCCCCCCTGAGTCAGCCGAAGACGGTAGATGGTGGGTGCTTTACCTCCTTTGCACAACATACTTGACCGACGCGTGCGGACTTTTCGCCGGACAGACTTTTGGAAAGCACAAAATGGCTCCTGTGATCAGCCCCAAAAAAACCTGGGAAGGTGCTGCCGGCGGACTGCTTGCATCGATCATCGCCAGCCTGATTTTCTCCCTTTATGCCCCCATTAGCTTAAGTGTTGTCCAAAGCATCATCCTTGGTGCGTGTATCGGCACAATCGCGCAGGTGGGCGATTTGGCGGAATCTCTGCTTAAACGTGATGTTGGCGTTAAAGACAGCTCCAAAATCCCCGGACTTGGCGGCATGCTGGATGTTGTGGATTCCCTCGTTTTCACAGCACCGCTGCTTTACTTGTATTTAAAAGCATGA
- the uppS gene encoding polyprenyl diphosphate synthase yields MTAANAVKSWKESPVISDKELEELHASPIPKHVALIPDGNRRWAKKHCILPEQGHKLGADSLLNIIKAGHQIGIETLTFFIFSTENWLRPKKEINAQMKLLEKSLTLQKPRMLENGVRFRPIGDLSKFPPYLIELINRTEQETAHLDNINVVFAMNYGGRDDIKRAFIKMLNAYEHRIFTKEEISENLISEYLDTCEWSDPDLLIRTSGESRISNFLLWQLSYAEIYLTKKHWPEFSPRDFLEAVIEFQHRERRLGGS; encoded by the coding sequence ATGACCGCCGCAAACGCTGTCAAAAGCTGGAAAGAAAGCCCGGTCATTTCCGATAAAGAGCTTGAGGAGCTTCACGCTTCCCCGATTCCCAAGCATGTCGCCTTGATTCCGGACGGCAATCGAAGATGGGCAAAAAAACACTGCATCCTTCCCGAACAAGGACATAAGCTAGGCGCCGACTCTCTGCTCAATATCATCAAAGCCGGCCACCAGATCGGGATTGAAACATTGACATTTTTCATTTTTTCCACTGAGAATTGGCTGAGACCGAAAAAAGAAATCAACGCGCAAATGAAACTGCTTGAAAAATCGCTGACTCTGCAGAAACCGCGCATGTTGGAAAACGGAGTCCGCTTCCGTCCAATTGGAGACCTATCAAAATTCCCTCCCTATTTAATCGAGCTGATCAATCGTACCGAACAGGAAACTGCCCACCTCGACAATATCAATGTTGTGTTTGCCATGAACTATGGAGGAAGGGACGATATTAAACGTGCATTTATCAAAATGCTTAACGCTTACGAGCATCGCATATTCACTAAAGAAGAGATCTCTGAAAACCTGATTAGTGAATATCTTGACACTTGTGAATGGAGCGATCCAGATCTTCTCATCCGCACAAGTGGTGAATCGCGCATCAGCAACTTCCTTCTTTGGCAATTATCCTATGCAGAAATCTACCTAACCAAGAAACATTGGCCTGAATTTTCCCCACGGGATTTTTTGGAAGCTGTGATCGAGTTCCAACACCGCGAACGGCGCCTGGGAGGTTCTTAG
- a CDS encoding adenylosuccinate synthase encodes MPGVIVVGAQWGDEGKGKIIDILTSKAKHIVRAQGGNNAGHTIIIGEDEYKLHLTPSGILHPHTQCYIGAGTVIDPEVLVFEMNTLQSRGIDLTGRLWISPAAHIIFPYHRKLDLLLEQKKGSQAVGTTGRGIGPCYADKAHRLGIRMAELMDPNLFPSLLKNALELKNEEITKLYNSDPLSFEEIFSEYTRYGQYLAPHISHVEDKIQAALQQQENVLFEGAQGTFLDTTMGTYPYVTSSSTISGGICTGSGIGPSQIDHTVGVIKAYTTRVGHGPLPSEVKENDQFLDHFTAREFGTTTRRKRRIGWFDAVLAQKAAKINGLNSIAITKLDIFDKVDKIKICVAYELDGERVESVPYLAEQFAQLKPVYEELPGWKQKTTEITSYDALPSEAKQYIQRLGELTGVEISMVSVGPEREQTITLMDLFKSKESV; translated from the coding sequence ATGCCTGGTGTCATTGTCGTCGGCGCCCAATGGGGCGATGAAGGAAAAGGAAAAATCATCGATATCCTTACCTCCAAAGCTAAGCACATCGTGCGTGCACAAGGAGGCAACAACGCAGGCCATACAATCATTATCGGCGAAGACGAGTACAAACTCCATCTCACGCCATCTGGTATTCTCCATCCGCATACGCAATGCTACATCGGAGCGGGGACGGTCATTGACCCTGAAGTGCTGGTTTTTGAGATGAATACTTTGCAATCAAGAGGAATCGATCTCACCGGGCGGCTTTGGATCTCTCCTGCAGCCCACATTATCTTTCCTTATCACCGCAAACTCGATTTATTGCTGGAACAGAAAAAAGGGTCGCAAGCGGTAGGAACAACCGGCAGGGGTATCGGCCCTTGCTATGCGGACAAAGCCCATCGCTTAGGGATTCGCATGGCAGAATTGATGGATCCCAATCTCTTCCCCTCTCTTCTAAAAAATGCCCTTGAATTAAAAAACGAAGAGATCACAAAACTTTACAACTCAGATCCTCTCTCCTTTGAGGAGATTTTCTCAGAATATACCCGATACGGCCAATACCTGGCTCCCCATATTTCCCATGTCGAAGACAAAATTCAGGCTGCGCTTCAGCAACAGGAGAACGTCCTCTTTGAGGGAGCTCAAGGAACCTTTCTTGATACGACAATGGGCACCTACCCCTATGTAACCTCTTCAAGCACCATTTCAGGAGGAATCTGCACCGGATCAGGAATTGGTCCCAGCCAGATCGACCACACTGTTGGAGTAATCAAAGCGTACACGACAAGAGTTGGACACGGCCCTCTCCCTTCCGAAGTGAAGGAAAACGATCAATTTCTCGACCACTTCACAGCACGGGAATTCGGAACGACGACAAGAAGAAAAAGGCGGATTGGTTGGTTCGATGCCGTGTTAGCTCAAAAGGCAGCTAAGATCAACGGATTGAACTCCATTGCGATTACAAAGCTCGATATTTTCGACAAAGTGGATAAAATTAAAATTTGCGTTGCCTATGAACTTGACGGCGAACGTGTCGAGAGCGTCCCTTATTTAGCTGAGCAATTTGCTCAATTAAAACCCGTTTACGAAGAACTTCCTGGATGGAAACAAAAAACCACAGAGATAACAAGCTACGACGCCCTTCCTTCTGAAGCAAAACAGTACATTCAACGTTTAGGAGAGCTTACCGGCGTAGAGATCAGCATGGTTTCTGTCGGACCAGAGAGGGAGCAAACCATTACATTGATGGATCTATTCAAATCCAAGGAGTCTGTTTAA
- the lepA gene encoding translation elongation factor 4, producing the protein MYTYDIKKIRNFSIIAHIDHGKSTLADRLMELTQTVSKREMQEQLLDDMELERERGITIKSHPVTMFYQAKNGEFYQLNLIDTPGHVDFTYEVSRSLAACEGALLVVDAAQGVQAQTLANVHLAIDRDCEILPILNKIDLPAADTEEAKRQIEEVIGLDASHAIGCSAKTGVGIEEILERIVQDIPSPKTMEDDLLRALVFDSFYDTYRGVMVYIRVVSGEIKKGSQIKMMETNRSYEVLEVGVFSPKEKPTSSLRAGEVGYLIGNIKNTSDVKIGDTVTLQKFPAKEPLPGFKHIKPVVFAGIYPIDSSDFQNLRDALVKLQLNDASLHIEQESSLALGFGFRCGFLGLLHLEIVFERLQREFDLDIISTAPSVIYRCIMNDGTVKEIDNPAHYPDPTHIDTIEEPWIKCMIMAPSEYLGAIMSLGLEKRGNCVKTENMNDKHLLLTYRFPLNEIITDFSDKLKSVTKGYGSFDYEPDSYEKGEIIKLEIRVNDEPVDAFSCLVHRSKAESKGRAICEKLKDVIPMQLFKIPIQAAIGGKIVARETIRALSKNVTAKCYGGDISRKRKLWEKQKKGKKKMKEIGKVNIPQSAFMAVLKAESD; encoded by the coding sequence ATGTATACGTACGACATTAAAAAAATCCGCAATTTTTCCATCATCGCTCATATCGATCATGGAAAATCTACATTGGCCGACCGGCTGATGGAATTGACTCAAACGGTCTCAAAAAGAGAGATGCAGGAACAGCTCCTCGACGATATGGAACTTGAACGGGAACGAGGGATCACCATCAAATCCCATCCCGTGACCATGTTCTATCAGGCAAAAAACGGCGAGTTTTATCAACTCAACCTGATCGATACCCCAGGGCACGTCGATTTTACCTATGAGGTGTCGCGCTCGCTAGCTGCATGCGAAGGGGCTCTTTTAGTTGTCGACGCTGCCCAAGGAGTTCAAGCGCAGACCCTTGCCAACGTTCATCTGGCAATCGACCGCGACTGCGAAATTCTTCCCATACTCAACAAGATCGACCTACCCGCAGCTGATACTGAGGAAGCAAAAAGACAAATTGAAGAAGTGATCGGCCTCGATGCCAGCCATGCAATCGGTTGTTCGGCTAAAACTGGAGTTGGAATTGAAGAGATTTTAGAAAGAATCGTTCAGGATATCCCGTCTCCTAAAACAATGGAAGACGATCTTTTGCGCGCGCTTGTTTTCGACTCTTTTTACGACACCTACCGCGGCGTCATGGTCTATATCCGCGTTGTGAGCGGCGAGATCAAAAAAGGCTCTCAAATCAAAATGATGGAGACCAACCGCTCTTATGAAGTGCTTGAAGTGGGGGTCTTTTCTCCTAAGGAAAAACCCACTTCATCCTTGCGCGCCGGAGAAGTCGGCTACCTGATCGGCAACATCAAGAATACATCCGACGTCAAAATCGGAGACACCGTCACCTTGCAGAAATTCCCAGCTAAGGAACCTCTACCCGGATTCAAACATATCAAACCGGTGGTTTTTGCAGGAATCTACCCCATCGACTCTTCCGATTTTCAAAACCTTAGAGACGCTCTTGTTAAACTTCAACTCAACGATGCTTCACTGCATATCGAGCAGGAAAGCAGCTTGGCTCTTGGATTTGGATTCCGCTGCGGATTTCTCGGATTGCTTCATTTGGAAATTGTTTTTGAACGGTTGCAAAGGGAATTCGACCTCGACATCATCTCGACTGCCCCCAGCGTGATTTACCGCTGCATCATGAACGACGGCACCGTCAAAGAGATCGACAATCCTGCTCACTACCCCGATCCCACCCATATCGACACTATTGAAGAGCCTTGGATCAAATGCATGATCATGGCACCCTCTGAATATTTGGGAGCAATCATGAGCTTGGGACTTGAAAAACGGGGAAACTGCGTCAAAACCGAAAACATGAACGATAAGCACCTGCTCCTGACATACCGTTTTCCTCTAAACGAAATCATCACCGACTTTAGCGATAAGCTGAAATCAGTGACCAAAGGGTATGGATCTTTTGACTATGAGCCCGATTCCTATGAAAAAGGAGAGATCATCAAACTCGAGATCCGCGTCAATGACGAACCGGTTGACGCCTTTTCCTGCCTCGTCCACCGCAGCAAAGCTGAATCTAAAGGAAGAGCGATCTGCGAAAAACTAAAAGATGTCATCCCAATGCAGCTGTTTAAAATCCCGATTCAAGCCGCAATCGGAGGAAAGATCGTTGCCAGGGAAACGATTCGCGCCCTATCAAAAAACGTGACAGCTAAATGTTACGGCGGAGACATCTCCCGTAAGCGAAAACTTTGGGAAAAGCAAAAGAAGGGTAAAAAGAAGATGAAAGAGATCGGAAAGGTCAATATCCCTCAAAGCGCATTTATGGCTGTCTTAAAAGCTGAGTCCGACTAG
- a CDS encoding thiamine diphosphokinase — MDVRVILAAIYLGKIQEPMTPRFTAPVALVANGPIGSGEVLKNQLARFKTIIAVDGGLHTCHKLGVRPNFIIGDMDSAGSELLASYPEIPKKTFSPEKDQTDLELAILEIKKQKINRATLFCALKMRTDHSLYNLHLLSRYKEILTIETDYETLFFVEGNCSIPCTPGQTVSLLPLGIPAKGVVSKGLKWELENATLNGTFASISNICLGDAFSLSIKEGELLCFLIK, encoded by the coding sequence GTGGATGTTCGAGTCATCTTGGCCGCAATTTATTTAGGAAAAATTCAAGAACCGATGACTCCGAGATTTACTGCTCCCGTAGCCTTAGTTGCCAATGGACCAATCGGCAGCGGAGAGGTTCTAAAGAATCAATTAGCTAGATTCAAAACGATCATTGCAGTTGACGGCGGCCTGCACACTTGCCACAAATTAGGCGTGCGCCCCAACTTTATCATCGGCGACATGGATTCCGCAGGCTCTGAGCTGCTGGCTTCCTATCCTGAAATTCCAAAAAAAACATTTTCCCCTGAAAAAGACCAAACAGATCTTGAACTTGCAATTCTGGAAATCAAAAAGCAGAAAATTAACCGTGCCACTCTTTTCTGCGCGTTGAAGATGCGCACCGACCATTCCCTTTACAATCTCCATCTGCTTAGCCGCTACAAAGAAATATTGACCATAGAAACCGATTATGAAACACTTTTTTTTGTTGAGGGAAACTGCTCTATTCCTTGTACACCAGGTCAAACAGTTTCTCTACTCCCACTAGGGATACCGGCAAAAGGGGTCGTTTCCAAAGGTTTAAAGTGGGAATTGGAAAACGCAACGCTTAACGGAACATTTGCAAGCATTTCAAACATTTGTTTAGGAGACGCCTTTAGTCTTTCAATCAAAGAAGGGGAGCTTCTTTGTTTTCTCATCAAATAG